In Acidimicrobiia bacterium, the DNA window ACGCTCGGCCGAGGTGACGATGGCCGCACAGCCGTAGTCGGTCTCCATGCAGAAGTCGAAGAGCCGCAGCGGGTCCGCGATCAACGCGCTCTCGTGGTGGTCCTCGACCGTGATGGGCACGCGAAAGCGCGCCTCGGGATTGTTCGCAGCCATGAGCCGGGCGTTGATCGCCACTTCGGCGTAGTGGTCGATCGTGGTGCCGTACTTCGCCATGTGGCGCCGCGCCGACAGCGCGAACATCTGCCCCGGCGACTGCAGCCCGTAGGGAACCGAGAACGCCATCGCTCCGGGAATGGCGCGCGCCCGCTGGCCCATCTGCCCGAAAGCCTGGCCGTAGCGGTTCGTGCCTTCCATGGTCATGACCTTGTGCACGACGACGTAGTTCGCCTGCCCGGTGGCGACGGCCATCGCGGCGTTGAGGAACGCGCCGCCCATCGGGCCTCCACCACCACCCCACGTCTGACTGCTGTAGCGAAGGCTCTCGGCGCCGAACGCTGCGTAGAGCTCCGCCGGCTCGACCGAGCTCGCGTACGAGCTGTAACCGTCGATGTCCTTGGGTGAGATCCCCGCGTCGTCGCATGCCTTCGTGATCGCTTCGACCACCAGCCGGAGATGCCCGATCTCGGCGTACTCACCGCGCTTGCCCCACGGCGTGTGCCCGATACCCGCGATCGCGGCGCGACCGCGGAGCCAGGTGCCTTCGCTCACGACTGCCCGACGACGCCCGCGGCGCGCAATCCATCGATGCGGTCCTGCGAATAGCCGAGCTCGGCCAGCACCGCGTCGGTCTGCTGCCCGCAGAGCGGCGCGGGCCCGGCCACACCACCCGATCGCGAGAACGCGACCATGGGCGTGCACCGCGGATAGTCGCCGATCGTGGGATGCGTCGTCTCGACGACGAACCCCAGCGACTTGCCGAAGTCGCTGAACAGGATGCCGTCGAGCGGGTCGGACGACACCGCGACGCAGGCGAGGTCGAGCGGTGTGAGCTCGCGCTCCCACTCCTCCGCGGCGCGGGTCGCGAACCGTTCCTCGAGCGCGGCCGCGAGCGCGTCGTCGTCGTCACGCAGATCGTCTGAGAGATCGAGCGCGCCGGCCAGCGCGG includes these proteins:
- a CDS encoding lipid-transfer protein, producing the protein MSEGTWLRGRAAIAGIGHTPWGKRGEYAEIGHLRLVVEAITKACDDAGISPKDIDGYSSYASSVEPAELYAAFGAESLRYSSQTWGGGGGPMGGAFLNAAMAVATGQANYVVVHKVMTMEGTNRYGQAFGQMGQRARAIPGAMAFSVPYGLQSPGQMFALSARRHMAKYGTTIDHYAEVAINARLMAANNPEARFRVPITVEDHHESALIADPLRLFDFCMETDYGCAAIVTSAERAADLRQKPAYIAGAVMGAPRRYGAALMGSYNMPDEDFASSGQRSVGEDLYRVSGRGPGDFDALMVYDHFTAMVLMSLEDFQLCPKGEGGPYVAGGNLRLDGPLPTNTHGGNLAEAYAHGMSHVYEAVDQIRGTANNQVDGAENVLVIAGASPAPTSGMIVSAAP